A genome region from Tolypothrix sp. PCC 7712 includes the following:
- a CDS encoding heme oxygenase (biliverdin-producing), whose protein sequence is MSSNLAVKLRSGTEKAHTAAENVGFMKCFLKGVVDKDCFAKFLSNLYFVYSELEAAIVTNVNNQAIAAVYFPELNRQAALEKDMMFYYGKQWRKQIAPATATQTFVARIRELSATEPILLLGHAYTRYMGDLSGGQMLQKIAQSTLQLSGYEGTNFYNFDQIPDKTAFKHKYRQVLDALPIDDATAGRIVTEANNAFHLNMQMVQGLEAILIQAIGQALFNSLTN, encoded by the coding sequence ATGAGTAGCAATCTAGCTGTCAAACTACGCTCTGGAACTGAAAAAGCTCATACAGCAGCAGAAAATGTAGGCTTTATGAAATGTTTTCTCAAAGGAGTTGTAGATAAAGACTGCTTTGCGAAGTTTTTGAGTAATTTGTATTTTGTTTACAGCGAACTAGAAGCGGCAATTGTAACTAATGTTAACAATCAGGCGATCGCAGCTGTTTACTTTCCAGAACTGAATCGGCAAGCTGCTCTAGAAAAGGACATGATGTTTTACTATGGAAAGCAATGGCGAAAGCAAATTGCCCCTGCAACTGCCACTCAAACATTTGTCGCTAGAATTCGGGAATTATCTGCTACTGAACCTATCCTTTTGTTAGGACACGCCTATACACGCTACATGGGCGACCTTTCTGGTGGTCAGATGTTGCAAAAAATTGCTCAATCAACTTTGCAATTATCTGGCTACGAAGGCACAAATTTCTATAATTTTGACCAAATCCCCGATAAAACGGCATTTAAGCACAAATACCGTCAGGTGTTGGATGCATTACCCATCGATGATGCCACAGCCGGACGAATTGTCACAGAAGCTAACAATGCCTTTCATTTGAATATGCAAATGGTGCAAGGCTTAGAGGCGATTTTAATTCAAGCCATCGGTCAAGCCTTATTTAACAGCCTAACTAACTGA
- the acsF gene encoding magnesium-protoporphyrin IX monomethyl ester (oxidative) cyclase, protein MVKSVETPEPQLLKPGVKAPVKETLLTPRFYTTDFEAIAKLDISAHETELLAIVEELRADYNRHHFVRDQEFKQSWEHIEGETRRSFIDFLERSCTSEFSGFLLFKEISRRLKDRNPILADAFNFMARDEARHAGFLNKSMADFNLSLDLSYLTKSRTYTFFPPEWIIYTVYLSEKIGYWRYILMYRHLQKNPDYQFYPLFRKFESWCQDENRHGDFFKALLRSQPKLWDNWKARLWIRFFLLTVFVTHTITVFERASFYESIGIHPRKYNNQVIAETNNTASRAFPIILDTSHPAFFWRLEQCYQNNQKLTAINNSDRSKFVKFWQKLPVITAIIWHMLRIYLVKPIDAELTRETVR, encoded by the coding sequence ATGGTGAAGTCTGTTGAAACTCCGGAGCCTCAGTTACTAAAGCCAGGTGTAAAAGCGCCTGTGAAAGAAACATTATTAACACCCCGGTTTTATACTACTGACTTCGAGGCGATCGCAAAGTTAGATATTTCAGCCCATGAGACTGAGTTACTGGCAATTGTAGAGGAACTGCGGGCTGACTATAATCGCCATCATTTTGTGCGCGATCAGGAATTTAAGCAGAGTTGGGAGCATATTGAAGGAGAAACACGCCGTTCTTTTATTGACTTTTTGGAACGTTCGTGTACTTCCGAGTTTTCTGGGTTTCTTTTATTTAAGGAAATATCACGCCGTCTCAAAGACAGAAACCCGATTTTGGCGGATGCTTTTAATTTTATGGCCAGGGATGAAGCGCGTCATGCGGGATTTTTAAACAAGTCAATGGCAGATTTTAACCTCTCCCTAGACTTGAGTTACTTAACTAAAAGCCGTACTTACACTTTTTTCCCGCCAGAGTGGATTATTTACACCGTCTACCTATCAGAGAAAATTGGTTACTGGCGTTATATTTTGATGTATCGCCATTTGCAGAAAAACCCAGACTATCAGTTTTATCCCTTGTTCAGGAAATTTGAGAGTTGGTGTCAAGATGAAAACCGACATGGAGATTTCTTTAAAGCGTTGCTGCGATCGCAACCAAAATTATGGGATAACTGGAAAGCAAGGTTGTGGATACGTTTCTTTTTGCTGACGGTGTTTGTTACCCACACAATTACAGTATTTGAACGCGCCAGCTTTTACGAATCCATTGGTATTCATCCACGCAAGTATAATAACCAAGTGATTGCAGAGACAAACAACACCGCTTCTAGAGCCTTTCCCATCATATTAGATACCAGCCACCCGGCGTTTTTCTGGCGTTTAGAGCAGTGTTACCAGAATAATCAGAAACTCACAGCGATTAACAATAGCGATCGCTCTAAGTTTGTCAAGTTTTGGCAAAAATTACCAGTCATTACCGCTATCATCTGGCATATGTTGCGGATTTATCTCGTCAAACCCATAGATGCGGAGTTAACACGGGAGACTGTGCGATAA
- the nifJ gene encoding pyruvate:ferredoxin (flavodoxin) oxidoreductase, translated as MKTKIFATIDGNEAVAQVAYRVNEVIAIYPITPSSNMAEWSDTWASEGKPNIWGTVPTVVEMQSEAGVAGAVHGALQTGSLTTTFTASQGLLLMIPNMYKIAGELTPTVFHVSARSLATQGLSIFGDHSDVMAARATGFAMLCSASVQEAYDFAAISTRATLESRIPFLHFFDGFRTSHEVDKVETLSHEDLRSHIPEEFIFAHRARAMTPDRPVLRGTAQNPDVYFQSRETVNPYYLACPDITQKAMDEFAKLTGRQYKLFDYHGDPEAERVIVLMGSGCEAVHETVDYLTSLGEKVGVLKVRLYRPFDTTRFVEALPVTTRNIAVLDRTKEPGASGEPLYLDVVAAIQQSNPKSKIPNLKSIVGGRYGLSSKEFTPAMIKAVFDNLALAEPKNHFTVGINDDVSHTSLEYDHDFNIEADNIVRAIFYGLGADGTVGANKNSIKIIGEETNNYAQGYFVYDSKKSGSVTVSHLRFGPQPIHSTYLITKANFLACHQWDFIDKFSMLQDIVPGGTFLINSLYSQEEVWQHLPLFVQEQIIQKQLKVYVINGYQVARAAGMAGHINTVMQVCFFALSGVLPKDEAIAAIKKAIRKTYGKKGDEVVQKNINAVDMALDNLYELNIIPTEQSQSPIPSPPYPISDKAPAFVHDVLGKMIARAGDDLPVSALPADGTYPTGTAKWEKRNIAKDIPVWDEDVCVQCAKCIMVCPHSAIRGKVYEPELLTNAPPTFKSTNPKDRDWHGLQYTLQVAPEDCTGCGVCVDICPAKNKAEPNRKALNMAAQLPLRDAERENWDFFLSLPNPDRLHLKVSHINQQQMQEPLFEFSGACAGCGETAYVKLATQLFGDRMIVANATGCSSIYGGNLPTTPWTTNAEGRGPAWCNSLFEDNAEFGMGFRISLDKQAEFATELVKQLTPQLGDNLTSSIVNARQKDEADIVEQRERVALLKQRVDELLAAQTPAGEDEKLHSQGDGVFGHWELGMGHGKEDTNALCPMPQAAGQLSLSTHKGMEFPAAFNEEDAIARNLKSLKFVADYLVRKSVWIIGGDGWGYDIGFGGLDHVIASGRNVNILILDTEVYSNTGGQNSKATPRAAIAKFASGGKAAAKKDLGLMAMTYGNVYIASVALGARDEHTLKAFLEAEAYEGPSIILAYSHCIAHGIDMTTGLHHQKAAVESGEWLLYRYNPDRIKQGENPLQLDSRTPKLPIEEYMNSENRFKMLTKSHPETAKHLFEEAQADVNTRWQMYQYLASRKLQNR; from the coding sequence ATGAAGACAAAAATATTTGCCACTATTGATGGCAATGAAGCTGTGGCCCAAGTGGCTTATCGCGTAAATGAAGTCATTGCTATTTACCCGATTACGCCTTCTTCTAACATGGCTGAGTGGTCGGATACATGGGCTAGCGAAGGTAAACCTAACATCTGGGGAACTGTACCTACAGTTGTGGAGATGCAGAGTGAAGCTGGCGTTGCAGGTGCAGTACATGGTGCTTTACAAACAGGTTCGCTAACAACGACATTTACCGCATCTCAGGGATTGTTGTTAATGATCCCCAATATGTACAAAATTGCTGGGGAATTAACACCTACAGTATTTCATGTTTCAGCGCGATCGCTAGCTACTCAAGGTCTATCTATTTTCGGTGATCATAGTGATGTGATGGCAGCGCGTGCCACAGGTTTTGCGATGCTGTGTTCGGCATCAGTACAAGAAGCTTATGATTTTGCGGCAATCTCTACACGTGCAACTTTAGAATCTCGTATCCCTTTCTTACACTTTTTTGATGGCTTCCGCACCTCTCACGAAGTAGACAAAGTTGAAACATTATCTCACGAAGATTTGCGATCGCACATCCCCGAAGAATTCATCTTTGCTCATCGGGCGCGGGCGATGACTCCCGATAGGCCTGTGTTACGCGGTACAGCCCAAAACCCTGATGTTTACTTCCAAAGCCGCGAAACCGTTAACCCTTATTATTTAGCTTGTCCAGACATCACCCAAAAGGCGATGGATGAATTTGCCAAACTGACTGGACGACAATATAAACTCTTTGATTATCACGGCGATCCCGAAGCTGAAAGAGTAATTGTCCTCATGGGTTCCGGTTGTGAAGCAGTTCATGAAACTGTAGATTATTTAACTAGTTTAGGTGAGAAAGTTGGGGTATTAAAAGTTAGATTGTATCGCCCATTTGATACTACTAGATTTGTCGAAGCTTTACCCGTAACCACCCGTAACATTGCCGTTTTAGACCGTACTAAAGAACCCGGTGCATCTGGCGAACCACTGTATTTAGATGTTGTCGCCGCTATCCAACAAAGCAATCCAAAATCTAAAATCCCAAATCTAAAATCGATTGTTGGTGGTCGCTATGGATTATCATCCAAAGAATTCACACCAGCGATGATTAAAGCTGTGTTTGATAACCTGGCTCTAGCTGAACCAAAAAATCATTTCACCGTGGGGATCAACGATGATGTCAGCCACACCAGCTTAGAGTATGACCATGATTTTAATATTGAAGCAGACAATATAGTTAGAGCTATTTTTTATGGTTTAGGCGCAGACGGTACTGTAGGTGCTAACAAAAACTCCATCAAAATTATTGGAGAAGAAACAAACAATTACGCTCAAGGTTATTTCGTTTACGATTCTAAAAAATCTGGTTCTGTTACAGTTTCTCACCTGCGCTTTGGGCCGCAACCAATTCACTCGACATATTTAATTACCAAAGCTAACTTTCTTGCTTGTCATCAATGGGATTTCATTGATAAATTCTCCATGCTGCAAGATATTGTCCCTGGCGGCACATTCTTGATTAATTCGCTCTACTCTCAAGAAGAAGTTTGGCAGCATTTACCACTGTTTGTCCAAGAGCAAATTATTCAAAAGCAACTGAAAGTTTATGTAATTAATGGTTATCAAGTTGCTCGTGCTGCGGGGATGGCTGGACATATTAACACGGTAATGCAAGTTTGTTTCTTTGCCTTATCGGGTGTATTACCCAAAGACGAAGCGATCGCAGCCATTAAAAAGGCGATTCGCAAGACTTATGGTAAGAAGGGCGACGAAGTTGTCCAAAAGAATATCAACGCCGTTGATATGGCATTAGATAACTTGTATGAACTGAATATAATTCCCACAGAACAATCCCAGTCCCCAATCCCCAGTCCCCCATACCCCATCTCTGATAAAGCACCTGCATTTGTCCATGATGTTTTGGGTAAAATGATTGCCCGTGCAGGGGATGATTTACCTGTGAGTGCTTTACCAGCCGATGGTACATATCCTACTGGTACGGCAAAATGGGAAAAACGCAACATTGCTAAAGACATTCCGGTTTGGGATGAAGATGTCTGCGTCCAGTGCGCTAAGTGCATCATGGTCTGCCCCCATAGTGCGATTCGTGGTAAAGTTTACGAACCCGAACTGTTAACCAATGCCCCGCCAACCTTCAAGAGTACCAATCCCAAAGACCGCGATTGGCATGGCTTGCAATATACTCTCCAAGTAGCACCAGAAGATTGTACAGGTTGCGGTGTTTGCGTAGATATTTGCCCAGCTAAGAATAAAGCAGAACCAAACCGCAAAGCCCTGAACATGGCAGCGCAATTGCCATTACGAGATGCAGAACGAGAAAATTGGGATTTCTTCTTAAGTCTCCCCAATCCCGACAGACTGCACCTGAAAGTCTCCCATATTAACCAGCAGCAAATGCAAGAACCCTTATTTGAGTTCTCCGGTGCTTGTGCTGGTTGTGGCGAAACAGCTTATGTCAAATTAGCTACCCAATTATTTGGCGATCGCATGATTGTGGCTAACGCCACAGGTTGTTCTTCGATTTACGGTGGTAACTTACCCACTACCCCTTGGACAACGAACGCCGAAGGACGAGGCCCGGCTTGGTGTAACTCGCTATTTGAAGATAACGCCGAATTTGGCATGGGTTTCCGCATTTCGCTAGATAAACAGGCAGAATTTGCCACGGAATTAGTCAAACAACTGACACCACAACTAGGCGATAATCTCACTAGTAGTATTGTCAACGCTCGGCAAAAAGACGAAGCTGATATAGTCGAACAGCGCGAACGCGTCGCCCTACTCAAACAACGGGTAGATGAACTACTTGCAGCCCAAACCCCAGCCGGAGAAGATGAAAAACTCCACTCACAAGGGGATGGAGTTTTTGGGCATTGGGAATTGGGCATGGGGCATGGGAAAGAAGATACCAATGCCCTATGCCCTATGCCCCAAGCGGCGGGGCAGCTATCCCTCTCCACCCACAAGGGGATGGAGTTTCCCGCCGCTTTCAATGAAGAAGACGCGATCGCGCGGAATCTGAAATCGCTGAAATTCGTTGCCGATTATTTAGTCAGAAAGAGCGTTTGGATTATCGGCGGTGATGGTTGGGGCTATGACATCGGCTTTGGCGGCTTAGATCACGTCATCGCTAGCGGACGCAACGTCAACATTTTGATTCTGGACACAGAAGTTTATTCTAATACTGGCGGACAAAACTCCAAAGCCACACCCAGAGCTGCGATCGCAAAATTTGCCTCTGGTGGTAAAGCCGCAGCCAAAAAAGACTTAGGCTTAATGGCCATGACTTACGGTAACGTTTATATTGCCAGCGTTGCTCTAGGCGCAAGAGACGAACACACCCTTAAAGCCTTCCTCGAAGCCGAAGCCTACGAAGGGCCATCAATCATTCTTGCCTACAGCCATTGCATCGCCCACGGTATCGACATGACTACAGGCTTACACCATCAAAAAGCCGCCGTCGAATCCGGCGAATGGTTGCTATATCGGTATAACCCAGACCGCATTAAGCAAGGAGAAAACCCACTCCAGCTTGACTCTCGCACTCCCAAGTTACCAATTGAAGAATACATGAACTCAGAAAATCGCTTCAAGATGTTAACCAAGAGTCACCCAGAAACAGCCAAGCACTTATTTGAAGAAGCCCAAGCCGATGTCAATACCCGTTGGCAAATGTATCAATATCTCGCTTCTCGCAAATTGCAAAATAGGTAG
- the gyrA gene encoding DNA gyrase subunit A yields the protein MTTSQERIIPTDLRNEMSRSYLEYAMSVIVGRALPDARDGLKPVHRRILYAMHELGLTHDRPFRKCARVVGEVLGKYHPHGDTAVYDALVRMAQDFSMRSPLINGHGNFGSVDNDPPAAMRYTECRLQALTGTALLHDIESETVDFIDNFDGSQQEPTVLPARIPQLLLNGSSGIAVGMATNIPPHNLGELIDGLVALIHNPEITNLQLMQHIPGPDFPTGAQVLGTAAIKEAYTTGRGSITMRGVANIETIEQRGRPEREAIIITELPYQTNKAALIEKIAELVNDKRIEGIADIRDESDRDGMRIVIELKRDAYPRVVLNNLYKQTPLQANFGANMLALVNGEPQTLTLKQFLEVFLDFRIESINRRTRYELRKAEERDHILQGLLIALAHLDAIINLIRHASDAPTAKGELITTYGLSEVQADAILQMQLRRLTALEADKIRQEHEDLQAQIADLQDILARRERVLSIIEDEISQIKTSFSTPRRTVITHAEGEIDDLDLIANEKVIILLTEQGYIKRMPVNTFEAQSRATRGKAAAKVKDDDTIEHFLTCCDHDSVLFFSDRGVVYCLKTYQIPVGSRTSRGTPIVQLLPIPKEEKITSVVPVDEFTSEEFLVMLTKGGNIKKTELAAFSNIRANGLIAISLEEGDQLRWVRRARVEDSVIVGSRHGMAIHFRCNHEQLRPLGRATRGVKSMKLKPGDELVGMDILPAAILDTLSADAETEAEIEEIIETEEIETEEAIEVTTNTSPGPWVLVITMGGYGKRVPVAQFRLQNRAGQGLMATKFKNRKTKDQLATLQIVNSDDEIMMVTNRGIIIRQAVNAISVQSRSATGVRVQRLDEDDAINGVAIVPPDSGETGELEEAE from the coding sequence ATGACAACCTCACAGGAGAGGATTATCCCGACAGATCTGCGGAACGAGATGTCCCGGTCTTATCTGGAATACGCCATGAGTGTGATTGTGGGTCGGGCGCTACCAGATGCCAGGGATGGTCTGAAACCTGTGCATCGTCGCATCCTCTACGCAATGCACGAGCTAGGTTTGACGCACGATCGCCCGTTTCGTAAATGCGCCCGTGTAGTTGGGGAAGTTTTGGGTAAATATCATCCCCACGGTGATACGGCGGTGTATGATGCGTTGGTGCGGATGGCACAGGATTTTTCCATGCGATCGCCCTTAATTAACGGGCATGGTAACTTTGGTTCTGTAGACAACGATCCGCCAGCCGCAATGCGATACACAGAATGTCGCTTGCAAGCTTTAACTGGCACAGCTTTACTCCATGACATTGAGTCCGAAACCGTAGATTTTATTGATAACTTCGACGGTTCCCAACAAGAACCCACAGTTCTACCAGCACGTATTCCCCAGTTACTATTAAATGGTTCCTCGGGGATTGCTGTGGGGATGGCGACTAATATCCCACCGCACAATTTGGGCGAATTGATTGATGGATTAGTAGCATTGATTCACAATCCAGAGATCACCAATCTGCAGTTAATGCAGCATATCCCCGGCCCCGACTTTCCCACAGGGGCACAGGTGTTAGGAACAGCAGCAATTAAAGAAGCTTACACCACCGGGCGCGGTTCCATTACCATGCGCGGTGTAGCTAACATCGAAACTATTGAGCAACGGGGAAGACCAGAAAGAGAAGCAATTATCATCACCGAATTGCCTTATCAAACCAACAAAGCCGCATTAATTGAAAAAATCGCCGAGTTGGTCAATGACAAACGCATTGAGGGAATTGCAGATATCCGAGATGAAAGCGATCGCGATGGGATGCGAATCGTCATCGAACTGAAGCGCGATGCTTATCCCAGAGTAGTACTGAATAACCTCTACAAGCAAACCCCACTGCAAGCCAACTTTGGGGCGAATATGCTGGCGTTGGTGAATGGGGAACCCCAAACCCTGACACTCAAGCAGTTCTTAGAAGTATTCCTCGATTTCCGCATCGAATCAATAAATCGCCGCACCAGGTATGAACTGCGGAAAGCGGAAGAACGCGACCATATCTTACAAGGCTTATTAATTGCTCTAGCGCATTTAGATGCCATTATTAACTTAATTCGCCATGCATCTGATGCGCCCACAGCCAAAGGTGAACTAATTACCACCTATGGGCTATCGGAAGTCCAAGCCGATGCAATTTTACAAATGCAACTGCGGCGGTTAACAGCCCTAGAAGCAGATAAAATTCGCCAAGAACACGAAGATTTACAAGCGCAAATTGCCGACCTGCAAGATATTTTGGCACGCCGGGAAAGAGTGCTGTCAATCATTGAAGACGAAATTTCACAAATTAAAACCAGCTTTTCCACACCCCGACGCACAGTCATTACCCATGCAGAGGGAGAAATCGATGACCTTGACTTGATCGCCAATGAAAAAGTGATCATTTTGCTGACAGAGCAAGGTTACATCAAACGGATGCCAGTTAATACCTTTGAAGCCCAAAGCCGTGCTACCAGAGGGAAAGCCGCAGCCAAAGTAAAAGATGATGACACCATCGAACATTTCTTAACTTGCTGCGATCACGACAGCGTTTTATTCTTTAGCGATCGCGGTGTCGTTTACTGTCTAAAAACTTATCAAATTCCTGTGGGTTCTCGTACCAGCCGGGGTACGCCAATTGTGCAACTGTTACCAATTCCCAAGGAAGAGAAAATCACCTCCGTTGTCCCAGTTGATGAATTTACCAGTGAAGAATTCTTGGTGATGCTGACCAAAGGTGGCAATATCAAGAAAACCGAATTGGCAGCATTTAGTAACATCCGGGCTAACGGCTTAATCGCCATTTCCTTAGAAGAAGGCGATCAACTGCGCTGGGTACGTCGCGCTAGGGTAGAAGATAGCGTGATTGTCGGTTCTCGTCATGGGATGGCGATTCACTTTAGATGTAACCACGAACAATTGCGTCCTTTGGGTAGGGCGACTCGTGGTGTGAAATCGATGAAACTCAAACCAGGTGACGAACTGGTGGGTATGGATATCCTGCCAGCAGCCATTTTGGATACCTTGAGTGCAGACGCTGAAACCGAAGCTGAAATCGAAGAAATCATCGAAACCGAAGAAATCGAAACCGAAGAAGCCATAGAAGTAACAACTAACACTAGTCCTGGCCCTTGGGTGTTGGTAATTACAATGGGTGGATATGGCAAACGCGTACCTGTAGCCCAATTCCGCTTGCAAAATCGGGCAGGTCAAGGTTTAATGGCAACCAAATTCAAAAACCGCAAAACTAAAGACCAATTAGCCACCTTACAGATTGTCAACAGCGATGATGAAATCATGATGGTTACCAATCGCGGTATTATTATTCGTCAAGCTGTCAATGCCATTTCTGTACAATCGCGATCGGCAACAGGCGTAAGAGTACAGCGCTTAGACGAAGATGATGCCATTAACGGAGTAGCGATAGTTCCTCCCGACAGTGGTGAAACAGGCGAATTAGAAGAGGCAGAATAA
- a CDS encoding HepT-like ribonuclease domain-containing protein, producing MRAAYPDISWQQVAGFRDVLIHDYLKVNLNRI from the coding sequence ATCCGAGCAGCTTATCCAGATATCTCTTGGCAGCAAGTAGCTGGTTTTAGAGATGTGCTGATTCATGATTATTTAAAAGTAAATTTAAATCGAATTTGA
- the lnt gene encoding apolipoprotein N-acyltransferase has product MGLTVAPVGAWFLAWIALAPLWVLINKENTQLAGKRRKFLLLPLFWGIGYHGLALFWITGIHPMDWLGVPWLASLAITTFCLTFVTLWGAAIVVVWAALMVRFAGKKPLLRVLIGTAIWCALEGIWSAGDLWWSSLSYTQSPHNLVILHLGQLAGPSAVTAAIVAVNGLIAETWMHRKDKKIYANKYLAIAIGLFITLHIIGFSLYSIPLSKPADKALKVGIVQGNIPNIIKLKPEGLRRAIAGYTNGYLTLADQGVDAVLTPEGALPFFQRDLGTTPIISAIKEKGVVAWIGAFGEQGRSYTNSLFTYTGNGEVVSRYDKTKLVPLGEYIPFEEILGKLIQRLSPLDEHQVHGSPNQIFDTPFGRAIAGICYDSAFSAQFRRQAAAGGQFILSSSNDAHYTAAMPFQHHAQDIMRAIETDRWSVRATNTGYSGFIDPHGKTLWISGYNTYEIHAETIYKRQTETLYVRWGDWLTPVLLISSGAAWLVNWKMQRATEE; this is encoded by the coding sequence ATGGGGCTGACTGTGGCCCCTGTGGGCGCATGGTTCTTAGCTTGGATAGCCCTTGCTCCTCTCTGGGTTTTAATTAATAAAGAAAATACGCAATTAGCAGGTAAAAGGCGAAAATTTCTCCTTTTACCTTTATTTTGGGGTATTGGCTATCACGGATTAGCTTTATTCTGGATTACCGGCATTCATCCGATGGATTGGTTGGGTGTTCCTTGGTTAGCAAGCTTGGCAATTACCACCTTCTGTTTAACCTTCGTTACCCTTTGGGGGGCAGCAATAGTAGTTGTGTGGGCGGCTTTGATGGTGCGTTTTGCAGGTAAGAAACCGCTTTTACGTGTGCTGATTGGCACAGCTATTTGGTGCGCTTTAGAAGGAATTTGGAGTGCTGGCGATTTGTGGTGGAGTTCGCTTTCTTACACCCAAAGTCCGCATAATTTAGTAATTTTACATCTGGGGCAACTAGCTGGGCCGAGTGCTGTGACAGCCGCAATTGTCGCCGTGAATGGTTTAATTGCTGAGACGTGGATGCACCGTAAAGACAAGAAGATTTACGCGAATAAATATTTAGCGATCGCAATTGGATTATTCATTACCCTACACATAATTGGTTTTAGCTTATACAGCATTCCCCTGAGTAAACCAGCAGACAAGGCTTTAAAAGTCGGGATTGTGCAGGGTAATATTCCCAACATTATTAAACTTAAACCCGAAGGATTGCGAAGAGCGATCGCAGGTTACACCAATGGCTATTTAACTTTAGCAGACCAGGGTGTGGATGCTGTCCTAACTCCAGAAGGGGCTTTACCGTTTTTTCAGCGTGACTTAGGCACAACTCCCATCATCTCCGCTATCAAGGAAAAAGGCGTGGTAGCTTGGATTGGCGCTTTTGGCGAACAAGGACGCAGCTATACCAATAGTCTATTTACCTACACAGGTAATGGTGAAGTTGTTAGCCGCTACGACAAAACCAAACTCGTACCACTGGGTGAATATATCCCCTTTGAAGAGATTTTAGGTAAACTGATTCAGCGTTTATCACCATTGGACGAACATCAAGTGCATGGTTCACCCAATCAAATATTTGATACACCATTTGGGCGTGCGATCGCAGGCATTTGTTACGACTCCGCTTTTTCTGCTCAATTTCGCCGTCAAGCGGCTGCAGGTGGGCAATTTATCCTGAGTTCCTCCAACGATGCCCATTACACTGCTGCGATGCCATTCCAGCACCATGCACAGGATATCATGCGGGCGATTGAAACCGATAGATGGTCTGTACGGGCGACAAATACAGGATATTCAGGGTTTATCGACCCTCATGGTAAAACCTTGTGGATTTCTGGCTATAATACCTACGAAATTCACGCCGAAACGATATATAAACGGCAAACAGAAACTTTATATGTGCGTTGGGGTGATTGGTTGACACCTGTATTACTAATATCCAGTGGCGCAGCTTGGTTAGTGAATTGGAAAATGCAGCGCGCAACTGAAGAGTAA